The Micromonospora sp. NBC_00421 genome contains a region encoding:
- a CDS encoding PadR family transcriptional regulator has protein sequence MSIGQTFLGLLEATPRHGYDIKRRYDEHFGHARPVAYGQVYATLSRLLRGGLVEVEAVEPGEGPDRKRYAITEAGVTDVARWLARPEPPEPYLQSVLYTKVVLALLTGRQAAELLDVQRAEHLRLMRDLTRRKRDGDLAEQLICDHALFHLEADLRWLELTTARLDELAAQVRR, from the coding sequence ATGTCCATCGGCCAGACCTTTCTCGGCCTGCTGGAGGCGACCCCCCGGCACGGCTACGACATCAAACGGCGCTACGACGAACACTTCGGCCACGCCCGCCCGGTCGCCTACGGCCAGGTCTACGCGACCCTGTCCCGGCTGCTGCGCGGCGGCCTCGTCGAGGTGGAGGCGGTCGAGCCCGGCGAGGGCCCCGACCGCAAGCGGTACGCCATCACCGAGGCCGGCGTCACCGACGTGGCGCGGTGGCTGGCCCGCCCCGAGCCGCCCGAGCCCTACCTGCAGAGCGTCCTCTACACCAAGGTGGTGCTCGCCCTGCTCACCGGCCGTCAGGCGGCCGAACTGCTCGACGTGCAGCGCGCCGAGCACCTGCGGCTGATGCGGGACCTGACCCGCCGCAAGCGCGACGGCGACCTCGCCGAGCAGTTGATCTGCGACCACGCGCTGTTCCACCTGGAGGCCGACCTGCGCTGGCTCGAACTCACCACCGCCCGCCTCGACGAGCTGGCCGCGCAGGTGCGCCGGTGA